A genomic segment from Roseibium algicola encodes:
- a CDS encoding helix-turn-helix domain-containing protein — protein MSWHERIIKRRKLLGYSRAALARAAGVSYDNLNKYERGEVDHPRGDTLAKIANALGTTEGALLFGDLIEMAAIKRNGTTVPICGEVAAGLWMEADLFEGERGARSTVLGDSRYPTELQYLLTIKGESLNRVARDGDLILCLNYAQAGIELQSGDLVVVERTRDGGQTIERTAKRLVQSADGLQLHPESNDPRFQDPIVFNEGDEEVTQVRIVAKALSVLRLLP, from the coding sequence ATGTCTTGGCACGAACGGATCATCAAAAGACGCAAACTGCTCGGTTACTCTAGAGCTGCACTCGCACGCGCTGCCGGTGTCAGCTACGACAATCTGAACAAATATGAGCGTGGCGAGGTCGATCACCCGCGCGGTGACACGCTTGCAAAAATCGCGAATGCTCTCGGCACTACTGAAGGCGCTCTTTTGTTCGGCGATTTGATCGAAATGGCCGCGATAAAGCGCAACGGCACGACAGTCCCTATCTGTGGCGAAGTCGCTGCTGGTCTGTGGATGGAAGCAGACTTGTTTGAAGGGGAGCGGGGCGCAAGATCGACTGTTCTGGGCGATAGCAGATACCCGACGGAATTGCAGTACCTTCTTACCATCAAGGGCGAAAGTTTGAACCGTGTCGCGCGTGATGGCGACCTGATCCTTTGCCTCAATTACGCGCAGGCAGGCATCGAATTGCAGTCAGGGGACCTTGTTGTCGTTGAACGCACACGTGACGGTGGACAGACAATTGAGCGAACAGCGAAACGTCTCGTTCAATCAGCCGACGGATTGCAACTTCACCCGGAATCCAACGACCCACGATTTCAGGACCCAATCGTCTTCAACGAGGGGGATGAAGAAGTTACTCAAGTGAGGATCGTTGCAAAGGCTCTCTCTGTCCTACGTCTCTTACCTTGA
- a CDS encoding HAD family hydrolase, with translation MRSIVVAIALVLLPSWSLADPLPSWNDTETKAAILDFVQATTMPGSDRYVDPAARIATFDNDGNLWAEQPVYFQLIYALDKAKAMVAADPSLAEKSAGMKAAADGDMQTLLADGHKGLLEVMAVSHSGMTTDEFKDEVETWLETTKHPETGRRYDEMVYQPMLELLTYLRDRDYKTYIVSGGGIDFIRVFSERAYGIPPEQVVGSSIKATFEVSDDTAETVKSPELFFIDDKEGKPVAINQHIGRRPVIASGNSDGDLQMMQYATRGDRNALAILLHHTDADREWAYDKGSKVGGLDKALVEAKQRGWLVIDMKADWRTVFPWELEKR, from the coding sequence ATGCGCAGCATAGTTGTCGCGATCGCTCTGGTCCTGTTGCCGTCATGGTCGCTCGCAGACCCTCTTCCCTCCTGGAACGATACGGAAACCAAGGCTGCAATCCTGGATTTCGTCCAGGCAACGACAATGCCTGGAAGCGACCGTTACGTCGATCCGGCCGCCCGGATCGCGACGTTCGACAATGATGGCAATCTCTGGGCGGAACAGCCTGTCTATTTCCAGCTGATCTATGCACTGGACAAGGCCAAGGCGATGGTCGCGGCAGACCCGTCCTTGGCTGAAAAAAGTGCCGGTATGAAGGCTGCGGCTGACGGAGACATGCAGACCTTGCTAGCCGACGGTCACAAGGGGTTGCTTGAGGTCATGGCGGTTTCCCACTCCGGCATGACGACCGACGAATTCAAGGACGAGGTCGAGACTTGGCTGGAGACCACGAAACATCCCGAGACCGGCCGCCGCTACGATGAGATGGTCTATCAGCCCATGCTGGAACTGCTCACCTATCTGAGGGATAGGGATTACAAGACTTACATTGTCTCCGGAGGGGGTATCGATTTCATTCGCGTCTTCTCCGAAAGAGCCTACGGCATTCCTCCGGAACAGGTTGTGGGCTCAAGCATCAAGGCAACTTTCGAAGTGTCAGACGATACTGCGGAAACGGTGAAGAGCCCGGAACTCTTCTTCATTGATGACAAGGAAGGCAAACCGGTCGCTATCAATCAACACATCGGCCGGCGCCCTGTCATCGCCTCCGGCAACTCCGACGGCGACCTTCAGATGATGCAGTACGCCACCCGCGGTGACCGCAACGCTCTTGCCATTTTGCTGCACCACACGGACGCGGACCGGGAATGGGCCTACGACAAGGGTTCCAAGGTTGGAGGGCTGGACAAGGCGTTGGTGGAGGCCAAACAACGTGGCTGGCTAGTGATAGACATGAAAGCCGACTGGCGAACCGTTTTCCCCTGGGAGCTGGAAAAGAGGTAG
- a CDS encoding arylsulfatase: MRKRNLAQLALICGTALATASGVYAQEPEKPNILVIWGDDIGQTNLSTYSFGLMGYDTPNIDRIATDGAKFTDYYAEQSCTAGRSTFITGQSTLRTGLSKVGLPGADVGLQDDDVTIASALKDLGYATGQFGKNHLGDKDEFLPTAHGFDEFFGNLYHLNAEEEPENFNYPTDPAFREQYGPRGVIRSSADGNVEDTGPLTKKRMETVDEETSAAAIDFMKRQVEQDKPFFIWMNTTRMHFRTHVKAENRSEPGLTALTEYADGMIEHDAIVGQILDALDETGVADNTIVIYSTDNGPHQNSWPDAGTTPFRSEKNTNWEGAFRVPAMIRWPGRIEPGTVKNGMFSGLDWFPTLLAAAGDTDIKDRLLAGASINGKDYKVHLDGYNQLPYLTGETDETARKEFFYFNDDGAVVALRYENWKVVFQEQRAKGTLNIWAEPFTPLRVPKLFDLRSDPYERADRTSNTYYDWLMDHVFLLTPAQVEVAKFFGTFEEYPPSQRAASFSVDQIQEQLEKTLNGMAQ, encoded by the coding sequence ATGCGAAAAAGGAATTTGGCGCAGCTCGCGCTCATCTGCGGCACGGCGTTGGCGACGGCCAGCGGTGTCTACGCGCAGGAACCGGAAAAGCCGAATATCCTGGTGATTTGGGGCGATGACATCGGCCAGACCAACCTCTCCACTTACAGCTTCGGTCTTATGGGCTACGACACGCCGAACATTGACCGGATTGCCACCGATGGTGCCAAGTTTACCGATTACTATGCCGAGCAGAGCTGCACGGCAGGGAGGTCGACGTTCATCACCGGCCAATCGACACTTAGAACCGGGCTATCAAAAGTTGGTCTGCCTGGCGCCGATGTTGGCTTGCAAGATGACGATGTCACCATCGCCTCTGCGCTGAAAGATCTTGGGTATGCCACCGGTCAATTTGGCAAGAACCACCTTGGAGACAAGGATGAGTTTCTGCCGACAGCGCATGGCTTCGATGAGTTCTTTGGCAATCTCTATCACCTCAATGCGGAAGAAGAGCCAGAAAACTTCAACTATCCTACGGATCCTGCGTTCCGCGAGCAGTACGGCCCACGCGGTGTGATCCGGTCATCTGCCGATGGCAACGTCGAAGACACCGGTCCGCTGACCAAGAAGCGGATGGAAACGGTGGACGAGGAAACCTCTGCCGCCGCCATCGACTTCATGAAGCGCCAGGTGGAACAGGACAAACCGTTCTTCATCTGGATGAACACCACCCGAATGCACTTCCGCACCCATGTGAAGGCTGAAAACCGAAGCGAACCCGGTCTCACAGCCTTGACCGAATATGCCGACGGCATGATCGAACATGATGCCATCGTGGGCCAGATCCTCGATGCTCTCGACGAGACAGGGGTGGCGGACAACACCATCGTCATCTATTCGACGGACAACGGACCTCACCAGAACTCCTGGCCGGATGCCGGGACCACGCCGTTCCGATCCGAGAAGAACACCAACTGGGAAGGTGCTTTCCGCGTCCCGGCAATGATCCGCTGGCCTGGTCGCATTGAGCCCGGCACTGTCAAGAACGGTATGTTTTCCGGTCTTGACTGGTTCCCAACTTTGCTTGCAGCTGCCGGTGATACGGACATCAAGGACCGTTTGCTTGCCGGTGCGTCCATCAATGGCAAGGACTACAAGGTCCATCTCGATGGATACAACCAGCTCCCCTATCTGACGGGGGAAACCGACGAGACGGCCCGCAAGGAGTTCTTTTACTTCAATGACGATGGAGCGGTGGTCGCGTTGCGGTATGAAAACTGGAAAGTTGTGTTCCAAGAGCAACGGGCAAAAGGCACCTTGAATATCTGGGCAGAGCCTTTCACGCCGTTGCGTGTACCCAAGCTGTTTGACCTGCGCTCCGACCCTTACGAGCGGGCCGACCGCACCTCAAACACCTATTACGACTGGCTGATGGACCATGTGTTCCTGTTGACGCCGGCACAGGTTGAAGTCGCGAAGTTCTTTGGAACGTTCGAGGAATACCCGCCTTCCCAGCGTGCCGCGAGCTTCTCGGTCGACCAGATTCAGGAACAGCTCGAAAAAACGCTGAACGGCATGGCGCAGTAG
- a CDS encoding DUF2092 domain-containing protein, with translation MTTFGTNASVLALTGFLVTTGLPPVAIAADSAADEAMQTAIDAVAEMGAQLRTLKSFEIHADVSYDDVIDDDVLVQRNEEVTISARVPDGLHAVIEGADLHRSITYDGQKVTIFGETLGYYAEFEAPATILETIQTAAEKHDLQLPLADLFFWGTDEDDLADVNAATLIGPANIGDRLCDQYVFSQEDVSWQIWISQGDRKLPCKLVIVDLSQPAKPQYSAIIELKPEATFDPTLFSFVPPAAAKKIRIYTADAVDQ, from the coding sequence ATGACCACTTTTGGAACGAATGCCTCTGTCCTTGCATTAACCGGCTTTTTGGTCACGACTGGGCTGCCGCCGGTCGCTATAGCGGCGGACAGTGCCGCTGACGAGGCAATGCAGACGGCCATCGACGCGGTTGCCGAAATGGGCGCGCAGTTGCGTACCCTCAAGAGCTTCGAGATCCACGCGGACGTTTCTTATGACGACGTGATCGACGACGACGTCCTCGTCCAGAGAAACGAGGAGGTCACGATCTCCGCGCGAGTTCCGGACGGCCTTCACGCTGTAATCGAAGGCGCAGACCTTCATCGAAGCATCACCTACGACGGGCAGAAGGTGACGATCTTCGGCGAAACGCTCGGCTACTATGCCGAGTTCGAAGCGCCCGCGACCATCCTCGAAACGATTCAAACGGCAGCGGAGAAACATGATCTTCAGCTTCCGCTGGCCGACCTGTTCTTTTGGGGAACAGACGAAGACGACCTCGCCGATGTTAATGCGGCGACATTGATCGGACCGGCGAATATCGGTGACCGCCTCTGCGATCAGTATGTCTTTTCGCAGGAGGATGTGAGCTGGCAGATATGGATCTCCCAGGGAGACCGGAAACTTCCCTGCAAGCTGGTGATCGTCGACCTGTCTCAGCCCGCAAAACCTCAATATTCAGCGATTATCGAACTGAAGCCGGAAGCAACCTTCGATCCGACCTTATTCAGTTTCGTCCCACCGGCGGCCGCCAAGAAGATCCGGATCTACACCGCGGACGCGGTTGATCAATAA
- a CDS encoding DUF6515 family protein, whose protein sequence is MRTFLMSVLSAALIYGFAPVTVHLASTEQAEARGGGHRGGGGGGGRHTVNKRPSGNHHAGANRPGGGGGGVHHKVNNNVVKRNNTVVNRNDVDVNVNRNTNINVDGRYYDRDYHPVAAAAAITATAVAVGTIVASIPSGCSQVEIDGIAYQQCGDVWYAPQYQGTTVNYIVVNPPR, encoded by the coding sequence ATGCGCACATTCCTGATGTCAGTCCTGTCGGCAGCCCTGATTTATGGCTTCGCTCCGGTAACAGTTCATCTTGCAAGCACCGAACAGGCAGAAGCCCGAGGAGGCGGTCACCGTGGCGGCGGGGGTGGCGGTGGACGCCACACAGTCAACAAGCGTCCAAGTGGAAATCATCACGCCGGGGCGAACCGGCCTGGTGGGGGTGGTGGCGGTGTCCACCACAAGGTCAATAACAACGTGGTGAAACGGAACAACACGGTTGTGAACCGCAACGATGTCGATGTGAACGTCAACCGGAACACCAACATCAATGTCGATGGCCGCTACTACGATCGCGACTACCATCCGGTCGCTGCGGCAGCCGCCATTACCGCGACCGCTGTCGCAGTCGGAACGATCGTCGCCTCGATACCGTCTGGCTGTTCCCAGGTAGAAATAGACGGCATCGCCTACCAACAGTGCGGAGACGTCTGGTACGCGCCGCAATACCAAGGCACGACAGTCAACTACATCGTGGTAAACCCACCGAGGTAG
- a CDS encoding tyrosine-type recombinase/integrase: protein MPLELYKRGRKWWLRGRTDGIDGYINRSLGTFDPAVAKTKLREIERKAQQRALLGSDAPSEADELTFADAVMLYDAKPADAGYLLKIIPFLGPMRLTDITPKLVRDLGRKLYPLAACDTWRRQVVTPVCAVINNAHQEKGTPLIRVKAYNALERQIQDEKRGKQSRGEKTPGSWEWLTAFRSHANRYQGALAFFMFTTGARISQAIEIEPEHLDLQNHRLLMPAAKGHQEQWVSLMTELVVELANLPPRNDRVFGYQQRWGVYKAWKTACQNAGIDYIPPHAAGRHGFGTELVVRQGVDPRTAADMGRWSSPKILLDTYTHSTKNTASVHEAFRRGKPEAFSEPLKPGKSAKRK from the coding sequence ATGCCGCTCGAACTCTATAAGCGTGGCCGAAAATGGTGGCTCAGGGGCCGCACCGATGGCATTGACGGCTACATCAACCGAAGCCTTGGAACATTTGACCCGGCGGTCGCAAAAACAAAGCTCAGGGAAATTGAGAGGAAAGCGCAACAACGTGCGCTCCTTGGATCAGATGCGCCTTCGGAAGCAGACGAGCTGACCTTTGCAGACGCGGTGATGCTCTATGACGCAAAGCCGGCGGATGCCGGCTACCTGCTGAAAATCATTCCGTTTCTTGGCCCAATGCGCCTCACGGACATCACTCCAAAGCTGGTGCGCGATTTGGGCAGAAAACTCTATCCCCTCGCTGCTTGCGATACGTGGCGTCGTCAGGTTGTGACTCCCGTCTGCGCCGTCATCAACAATGCCCATCAGGAAAAAGGGACACCTCTTATCCGGGTCAAGGCCTATAATGCACTGGAGCGGCAGATACAGGATGAGAAGCGTGGAAAGCAAAGCCGGGGCGAAAAAACTCCCGGGTCCTGGGAATGGCTGACAGCCTTCCGCTCCCACGCCAACCGATACCAGGGCGCACTTGCCTTTTTTATGTTCACGACGGGCGCCCGTATTTCCCAGGCAATAGAGATTGAACCAGAACACCTTGATCTGCAGAACCATCGATTGCTCATGCCGGCGGCAAAGGGGCACCAAGAGCAATGGGTCAGCCTCATGACCGAGCTTGTCGTGGAACTGGCAAATCTGCCGCCGCGCAATGACCGTGTTTTCGGCTACCAGCAGCGTTGGGGCGTATACAAGGCTTGGAAAACTGCCTGCCAAAATGCTGGGATCGATTATATTCCGCCCCATGCTGCAGGACGTCACGGATTCGGAACCGAGCTTGTCGTCCGCCAGGGCGTGGACCCGCGTACTGCTGCTGACATGGGTAGATGGTCCAGTCCAAAGATCCTGCTGGACACTTATACCCATTCAACCAAGAACACAGCATCCGTGCATGAGGCTTTCCGACGAGGCAAGCCAGAGGCGTTTTCCGAGCCGCTCAAACCAGGAAAATCCGCCAAGCGCAAGTGA
- a CDS encoding PhzF family phenazine biosynthesis protein translates to MNITNKIQQYAIVDVFAERPLRGNPLAVVPDADDLDEHTMRAIAVEFNLSETSFVLTPTEASADFRIRSFTPTGDEVFGVGHNALGVWWWLAETGQLGERTSFVQQLGDELLPVSIGRENGRATVSLAQAMPRHIGDVGDLQALAEALGLDKSEPALGPQEAVVVSTGAAHMLVRLVSRDEVDRAEPDASMLLPLLERAGAQGCYVFTTSGEQRGEAYARFFNPTVGIREDPATGSAAGPLGWLLANRSGAGGQETFTVVQGVSMGRESHIRLLVRPDAVELTGSAVLTATGQLHL, encoded by the coding sequence ATGAATATAACGAATAAAATTCAACAGTATGCGATCGTTGATGTGTTTGCCGAGAGGCCGCTGCGCGGCAATCCTCTTGCTGTGGTTCCAGACGCGGATGACCTGGACGAGCACACGATGCGCGCGATCGCCGTCGAATTCAATTTATCGGAGACATCATTTGTCTTGACGCCTACAGAGGCTTCTGCGGACTTTCGAATTAGATCGTTCACGCCGACCGGAGACGAAGTGTTTGGTGTCGGCCATAACGCGCTAGGTGTCTGGTGGTGGTTGGCAGAAACGGGCCAACTAGGTGAACGCACCTCGTTTGTTCAGCAACTGGGGGACGAGCTTCTTCCAGTTTCGATCGGACGGGAAAATGGACGGGCAACTGTCTCCCTGGCTCAGGCCATGCCGCGCCATATTGGCGATGTCGGGGACTTGCAGGCGCTTGCCGAAGCACTGGGGCTCGACAAGAGCGAACCGGCCCTCGGGCCGCAGGAAGCGGTTGTGGTCTCCACGGGTGCGGCGCATATGCTCGTCAGGCTCGTTTCCCGCGACGAAGTTGACCGCGCGGAGCCTGACGCCTCCATGCTTCTTCCGTTGTTGGAGCGTGCCGGTGCGCAAGGATGTTATGTTTTCACGACATCTGGTGAACAGAGAGGGGAAGCCTATGCTCGCTTCTTCAATCCAACGGTAGGCATTCGGGAAGACCCGGCAACAGGAAGCGCCGCAGGCCCACTGGGGTGGCTATTGGCCAACCGCAGCGGTGCTGGAGGACAAGAAACGTTCACGGTCGTACAGGGAGTTTCCATGGGTAGGGAAAGCCATATTCGGCTTCTCGTGCGCCCCGACGCTGTTGAGCTGACCGGTTCCGCTGTGCTCACTGCAACGGGCCAATTGCATCTGTAG